The following coding sequences lie in one Isoptericola variabilis 225 genomic window:
- a CDS encoding sulfite exporter TauE/SafE family protein translates to MLALLVLAILVGGILQRVSGMGFGLVAGPFIVLLVGPLEGVLFVNLAGAIASVLILGRVVRLVEWRRYAWLAATSVAVTVPAALLLRDASSAALEVTVGAVVVAAMTLAVVTTRLRKEGVHPLGPDARWPLAVTGTASGFGSVAAGIGGPPVAVYAVLSGWDPRGFAATAQPFFATNALAALVAKLSLTDASFPPFSGWEWATVLGSIVAGLVVGDVLAPRVSAAAMRRGLIVLAYVGGFATLGQGLAHL, encoded by the coding sequence GTGCTCGCCCTCCTCGTCCTCGCGATCCTGGTGGGCGGCATCCTCCAGCGCGTGTCGGGCATGGGCTTCGGCCTCGTCGCGGGCCCGTTCATCGTGCTGCTCGTCGGCCCGCTCGAGGGCGTGCTGTTCGTCAACCTCGCGGGCGCGATCGCTTCGGTGCTCATCCTGGGGCGCGTGGTGCGCCTCGTCGAGTGGCGCCGCTACGCGTGGCTCGCGGCGACGTCGGTCGCCGTGACCGTCCCCGCCGCGCTCCTGCTGCGCGACGCGTCGTCCGCCGCGCTCGAGGTCACGGTCGGGGCGGTGGTCGTGGCGGCCATGACGCTGGCCGTCGTCACGACGCGCCTGCGCAAGGAGGGCGTGCACCCGCTGGGCCCCGACGCGCGCTGGCCGCTCGCCGTCACGGGGACGGCGAGCGGGTTCGGCAGCGTGGCGGCGGGCATCGGCGGCCCGCCCGTCGCGGTCTACGCGGTGCTCAGCGGCTGGGACCCGCGCGGCTTCGCCGCGACCGCGCAGCCCTTCTTCGCCACCAACGCCCTCGCGGCGCTCGTCGCGAAGCTCTCGCTCACCGACGCCTCGTTCCCGCCGTTCAGCGGCTGGGAGTGGGCCACGGTCCTCGGGTCCATCGTCGCCGGCCTGGTGGTCGGCGACGTGCTCGCCCCGCGGGTGTCGGCCGCGGCGATGCGGCGCGGGCTCATCGTCCTGGCCTACGTGGGCGGGTTCGCCACGCTCGGCCAGGGCCTCGCCCACCTGTAG
- the ybaK gene encoding Cys-tRNA(Pro) deacylase — MAKKKAHASHGTPAVLVLEREGVPHTLHAYEHDPSSDLSYGLEAARAIGVDPAQVFKTLLADVDGALVVGIVPVAGTLDLKALARAVAGKRAVMADPAAAQRATGYVVGGISPLGQRTRHPTVLDSSAEAFDVVYVSGGRRGLDVGIAPADLLRLTDGRLAPIGRG; from the coding sequence GTGGCGAAGAAGAAGGCGCACGCGTCGCACGGCACGCCGGCCGTCCTCGTGCTCGAGCGGGAGGGCGTGCCCCACACGCTGCACGCCTACGAGCACGACCCGTCGAGCGACCTGAGCTACGGGCTCGAGGCCGCCCGGGCGATCGGCGTCGACCCCGCGCAGGTGTTCAAGACGCTCCTCGCCGACGTCGACGGCGCGCTCGTCGTCGGGATCGTGCCCGTCGCGGGCACGCTCGACCTCAAGGCGCTCGCGCGCGCCGTCGCGGGCAAGCGGGCCGTGATGGCCGACCCCGCCGCGGCCCAGCGCGCGACCGGCTACGTCGTGGGCGGCATCTCTCCGCTCGGCCAGAGGACGCGGCACCCGACGGTGCTGGACTCCTCGGCCGAGGCGTTCGACGTCGTGTACGTCTCGGGCGGGCGGCGCGGGCTCGACGTCGGGATCGCGCCCGCGGACCTGCTGCGGCTCACGGACGGGCGGCTCGCACCGATCGGGCGGGGCTGA
- a CDS encoding YccF domain-containing protein encodes MKALLNVIWLVLSGFWLAIGYVVAGILCCLLVVTIPWGIASFRIAGYALWPFGRTVVDKPRTGAWTVLGNVVWLVVAGWWLALGHVLTAIPQFLSIIGIPLGIANLKLIPISLLPLGKEIVPSDARFPTYRPAA; translated from the coding sequence ATGAAGGCCCTGCTCAACGTCATCTGGCTCGTGCTGTCCGGGTTCTGGCTCGCGATCGGCTACGTCGTGGCCGGCATCCTCTGCTGCCTGCTCGTCGTGACGATCCCCTGGGGCATCGCCTCGTTCCGCATCGCGGGCTACGCGCTGTGGCCGTTCGGGCGCACGGTGGTGGACAAGCCGCGCACCGGCGCGTGGACCGTCCTGGGCAACGTCGTGTGGCTCGTCGTGGCGGGGTGGTGGCTGGCGCTCGGCCACGTGCTCACGGCGATCCCGCAGTTCCTGTCGATCATCGGCATCCCGCTCGGCATCGCGAACCTCAAGCTCATCCCGATCTCGCTGCTGCCGCTCGGCAAGGAGATCGTGCCGAGCGACGCACGCTTCCCGACGTACCGCCCGGCGGCCTGA
- a CDS encoding YggS family pyridoxal phosphate-dependent enzyme: protein MPTSTGIASRLAAVRERVDAAATAAGRDPADVRVLLATKTQDAATVREAVAAASDLAAAAGDDRPVLVGENRVQELTAKAPDLADLVAAGRLEVHMIGHLQRNKINATLATASCVETVDSLALAEAVAARCARDGRVLDVLVQVNVSGEESKSGVAPDAAAALAADVAALAPLRLRGFMTIGARSDDDAVVRAGFARLRTVRDEVLASGAPGTGEARELSMGMTGDLELAVAEGATIVRVGTAVFGARPAPR, encoded by the coding sequence ATGCCCACCAGCACCGGGATCGCGTCCCGGCTCGCCGCCGTGCGCGAGCGGGTCGACGCCGCCGCCACCGCCGCCGGGAGGGACCCCGCCGACGTGCGCGTCCTGCTCGCGACCAAGACGCAGGACGCCGCGACGGTGCGCGAGGCGGTCGCCGCGGCGTCGGACCTCGCGGCCGCGGCCGGCGACGACCGACCGGTGCTCGTCGGCGAGAACCGGGTGCAGGAACTCACCGCCAAGGCCCCCGACCTGGCCGACCTCGTCGCCGCGGGCCGGCTCGAGGTGCACATGATCGGGCACCTGCAGCGCAACAAGATCAACGCGACGCTCGCCACGGCGTCGTGCGTCGAGACGGTCGACTCGCTCGCCCTCGCCGAGGCCGTGGCGGCCCGGTGCGCGCGGGACGGGCGCGTCCTCGACGTCCTGGTGCAGGTCAACGTCTCGGGCGAGGAGAGCAAGTCGGGCGTCGCGCCCGACGCCGCCGCGGCGCTCGCGGCCGACGTCGCGGCCCTCGCCCCGCTGCGCCTGCGCGGGTTCATGACGATCGGCGCACGGTCCGACGACGACGCGGTCGTCCGGGCGGGCTTCGCCCGGCTGCGCACCGTGCGCGACGAGGTGCTGGCGAGCGGCGCACCGGGGACGGGAGAGGCGCGCGAGCTCTCGATGGGCATGACGGGCGACCTCGAGCTCGCCGTCGCCGAGGGCGCGACGATCGTCCGCGTCGGGACCGCCGTCTTCGGCGCCCGGCCCGCCCCGCGCTGA
- a CDS encoding biotin/lipoate A/B protein ligase family protein yields MRGEYKVPGGKLVAVDVQVVDGLMRDVRVSGDFFLEPDDALGVIDAALTGLPESTPTGDLASAVDTALRAAEADGTVPGPVAMVGFDAWSVAVAVRRALGHATSWEDHTFEVLRPGPLPPAMLAALDQVLTEELAEGLRGPTLRFWDWTERAVFIGSFQSLKNEVDPEGVVKHGVTVVRRISGGGAMFMEAGNCVTFSLVVPASLVDGLTFEQSYAFLDDWVLGALKDVGVEAYFSGMNDIASPAGKLAGSAQKRLAGGAVLHHMTMAYDIDNDKMLEVLRIGREKLSDKGTRSANKRVDPLRSQTGLSREAIVDAFEKHFKSRYSTVDSQLRPEEIERAEELVRTKFANPDWIGRVP; encoded by the coding sequence GTGCGTGGTGAGTACAAGGTCCCGGGCGGCAAGCTCGTCGCGGTGGACGTCCAGGTGGTCGACGGCCTCATGCGGGACGTGCGTGTCAGCGGCGACTTCTTCCTCGAGCCCGACGACGCCCTCGGGGTCATCGACGCGGCGCTGACCGGGCTGCCCGAGTCGACGCCGACGGGCGACCTCGCCTCGGCGGTCGACACGGCGCTGCGCGCGGCCGAGGCCGACGGCACGGTGCCCGGTCCGGTCGCGATGGTCGGGTTCGACGCCTGGTCGGTCGCGGTGGCCGTGCGGCGCGCGCTCGGGCACGCGACGTCGTGGGAGGACCACACGTTCGAGGTCCTGCGGCCCGGGCCGCTGCCGCCCGCGATGCTCGCGGCGCTCGACCAGGTGCTCACCGAGGAGCTCGCGGAGGGGCTGCGCGGCCCGACGCTGCGCTTCTGGGACTGGACCGAGCGCGCCGTGTTCATCGGCTCGTTCCAGTCGCTGAAGAACGAGGTCGACCCCGAGGGCGTCGTCAAGCACGGCGTCACCGTCGTGCGGCGCATCTCGGGCGGCGGCGCGATGTTCATGGAGGCCGGCAACTGCGTGACGTTCTCGCTCGTGGTGCCCGCCTCGCTCGTCGACGGGCTCACGTTCGAGCAGTCGTACGCGTTCCTCGACGACTGGGTCCTCGGCGCGCTCAAGGACGTCGGCGTCGAGGCGTACTTCTCAGGGATGAACGACATCGCGTCCCCCGCGGGCAAGCTCGCCGGCTCGGCCCAGAAGCGGCTCGCCGGCGGCGCCGTGCTGCACCACATGACGATGGCCTACGACATCGACAACGACAAGATGCTCGAGGTGCTGCGCATCGGCCGCGAGAAGCTCTCCGACAAGGGCACCCGCAGCGCGAACAAGCGCGTGGACCCGTTGCGCTCGCAGACCGGGCTGTCCCGCGAGGCGATCGTCGACGCGTTCGAGAAGCACTTCAAGAGCCGCTACAGCACCGTCGACTCGCAGCTGCGGCCCGAGGAGATCGAGCGCGCCGAGGAGCTCGTGCGGACCAAGTTCGCCAACCCGGACTGGATCGGCCGGGTCCCGTAG
- a CDS encoding MurR/RpiR family transcriptional regulator has protein sequence MAGDVLVRLRQALPTLRPAEARIADVVLDDPTGAVGSTITELAARAATSQATVVRFCRAVGYAGYPEFRIDLAQATSRRAVELERSGIDEGEIDPADDAPAVVSKIAFHEARTIEETARLLDLDALERAVAAVADASRTDVFGVGSSGLTAQDLARRLARIGLVSLAPIDPHDQLRSAALLGPGTVAVGISHTGRTPEPCRALTLARERGATTIAVTSFPASPLGEQADVVLTTTARETGFLAGGTSSRIAQLAVVDVLVVRVAQRRRDAAETALRVTDEAVHRAHP, from the coding sequence ATGGCCGGTGACGTGCTCGTCCGTCTTCGCCAGGCGCTGCCCACGCTCCGCCCCGCCGAGGCGCGCATCGCCGACGTGGTCCTCGACGACCCGACGGGCGCCGTCGGCTCCACCATCACCGAGCTCGCCGCCCGCGCCGCGACGTCGCAGGCGACCGTCGTCCGGTTCTGCCGCGCGGTCGGGTACGCGGGCTACCCCGAGTTCCGCATCGACCTCGCCCAGGCGACGAGCCGGCGCGCGGTCGAGCTCGAGCGCTCGGGCATCGACGAGGGCGAGATCGACCCGGCCGACGACGCGCCCGCCGTCGTGTCCAAGATCGCGTTCCACGAGGCGCGCACGATCGAGGAGACCGCCCGCCTGCTCGACCTCGACGCGCTCGAGCGGGCGGTCGCGGCCGTCGCCGACGCGTCCCGCACCGACGTGTTCGGCGTCGGCTCGAGCGGCCTGACGGCCCAGGACCTCGCCCGGAGGCTCGCGCGCATCGGGCTCGTGTCCCTGGCGCCGATCGACCCGCACGACCAGCTCCGGTCGGCCGCGCTGCTCGGTCCCGGCACGGTCGCGGTGGGCATCTCGCACACGGGCCGCACGCCCGAGCCGTGCCGCGCGCTCACGCTGGCGCGGGAGCGCGGGGCCACGACGATCGCCGTCACGAGCTTCCCCGCCTCGCCGCTGGGCGAGCAGGCCGACGTCGTGCTCACCACGACCGCGCGCGAGACCGGGTTCCTCGCCGGCGGGACGTCGAGCCGCATCGCGCAGCTCGCGGTCGTCGACGTCCTCGTCGTGCGCGTGGCGCAACGCCGCCGCGACGCCGCCGAGACCGCCCTCCGCGTGACGGACGAGGCGGTCCACCGGGCACACCCGTAG
- the cimA gene encoding citramalate synthase: MTSAPFHVYDTTLRDGAQQEGMNLSVADKLAIAPLLDELGVGFIEGGWPGAVPKDTEFFRRAAKELDLRNAVLAAFGATRKVGQRAWDDPQVRALLDAETPVITLVAKSDVRHVERALRTTPDEGLAMITDTVEFLVGEGRRVVVDAEHFFDGYRYDAAFTRAAVEAAFAAGAEVVALCDTNGGMLPNWVGEIVTELREALGLPHGRDARAGDRLLGMHAHNDSGCAVGNTLAAVDAGCAHVQGTINGYGERTGNVDLVTVVANLALKHGVHTLAGDGLAEATRISHAVSEITNISPYARQPYVGASAFAHKAGLHASAIKVDPDLYQHADPTAVGNDMRMLVSDMAGRASVELKGRELGFDLAGQGELLTRVTNRVKDSEAQGYTFDAADASFELLLREELTGARPAFFHVESWRTIVETVTGPGHPDPDRRDAEAVAEATVKLHAGGERIVSTGEGNGPVNALDQALRGALTRVYPEIDRFELIDFKVRILDAEQGTDATTRVLVETTDGQHSWSTVGVGPNVIEAAWEALIDAHVYGLLHAGVDPR; encoded by the coding sequence ATGACCTCGGCACCGTTCCACGTGTACGACACGACCCTGCGCGACGGCGCCCAGCAGGAGGGGATGAACCTCTCCGTCGCGGACAAGCTCGCGATCGCGCCGCTGCTCGACGAGCTCGGGGTCGGCTTCATCGAGGGCGGCTGGCCCGGCGCCGTGCCCAAGGACACCGAGTTCTTCCGCCGCGCCGCCAAGGAGCTCGACCTCAGGAACGCGGTCCTCGCCGCGTTCGGCGCGACGCGCAAGGTCGGCCAGCGCGCGTGGGACGACCCGCAGGTGCGGGCGCTGCTCGACGCCGAGACCCCGGTCATCACGCTCGTCGCCAAGTCGGACGTGCGGCACGTCGAGCGCGCGCTGCGCACGACGCCCGACGAGGGGCTCGCGATGATCACCGACACCGTCGAGTTCCTCGTGGGGGAGGGCCGCCGCGTCGTCGTCGACGCGGAGCACTTCTTCGACGGCTACCGGTACGACGCCGCGTTCACGCGCGCCGCCGTCGAGGCGGCGTTCGCCGCGGGCGCCGAGGTCGTCGCCCTGTGCGACACCAACGGCGGCATGCTGCCGAACTGGGTGGGCGAGATCGTCACCGAGCTGCGCGAGGCCCTCGGCCTGCCGCACGGGCGTGACGCGCGGGCGGGCGACCGGCTGCTCGGCATGCACGCCCACAACGACTCGGGCTGCGCCGTCGGGAACACGCTCGCGGCCGTCGACGCCGGCTGCGCGCACGTGCAGGGCACGATCAACGGCTACGGCGAGCGCACGGGCAACGTCGACCTCGTGACCGTCGTCGCGAACCTCGCGCTGAAGCACGGCGTGCACACGCTCGCGGGCGACGGCCTCGCCGAGGCGACCCGGATCTCGCACGCCGTCTCGGAGATCACGAACATCTCCCCGTACGCCCGCCAGCCGTACGTCGGCGCGAGCGCCTTCGCGCACAAGGCCGGCCTGCACGCGAGCGCCATCAAGGTCGACCCGGACCTGTACCAGCACGCCGACCCGACGGCGGTCGGCAACGACATGCGCATGCTCGTCTCGGACATGGCCGGGCGCGCGTCGGTCGAGCTCAAGGGCCGCGAGCTCGGCTTCGACCTCGCCGGCCAGGGCGAGCTGCTCACCCGCGTGACCAACCGGGTCAAGGACTCCGAGGCCCAGGGCTACACGTTCGACGCCGCGGACGCCTCGTTCGAGCTGCTGCTGCGCGAGGAGCTCACGGGTGCGCGTCCCGCGTTCTTCCACGTCGAGAGCTGGCGCACGATCGTCGAGACCGTCACCGGCCCGGGCCACCCCGACCCGGACCGGCGCGACGCCGAGGCGGTCGCCGAGGCCACGGTCAAGCTCCACGCGGGCGGCGAGCGCATCGTCAGCACGGGCGAGGGCAACGGTCCCGTCAACGCGCTCGACCAGGCGCTGCGCGGCGCGCTGACGCGCGTGTACCCGGAGATCGACCGGTTCGAGCTCATCGACTTCAAGGTGCGCATCCTCGACGCGGAGCAGGGCACCGACGCGACGACCCGCGTGCTCGTCGAGACCACCGACGGGCAGCACTCGTGGTCGACGGTCGGCGTCGGGCCCAACGTCATCGAGGCGGCGTGGGAGGCGCTCATCGACGCGCACGTCTACGGGCTGCTGCACGCGGGGGTCGACCCGCGCTGA
- a CDS encoding hybrid sensor histidine kinase/response regulator transcription factor produces MARDLHDVIASHLSAIAITSGAALAAPPDAGRDRDALTRVREASLASLAEMRSMIRVLRADEPGDDGVGLAATPRLAALDDLVAWARDAGLDVTVHEDGVLGSARAGELPAAVDQAAYRIAREALTNALKHGGTGGAGARGAAGAPGAPDGASSTLPDGLTRREVDVLAALGRGLSNQAIAQELVITEATAKTHVSRVLAKLGVTSRVQAAIVAREAGVV; encoded by the coding sequence ATGGCCCGCGACCTGCACGACGTCATCGCGTCCCACCTGTCCGCCATCGCGATCACCTCGGGCGCGGCGCTCGCGGCACCGCCCGACGCCGGACGCGACCGGGACGCGCTCACTCGCGTGCGCGAGGCGAGCCTCGCCTCGCTCGCCGAGATGCGCTCGATGATCCGGGTGCTGCGCGCCGACGAGCCGGGCGACGACGGCGTGGGGCTCGCGGCCACCCCGCGGCTCGCGGCGCTCGACGACCTCGTCGCCTGGGCGCGCGACGCCGGCCTCGACGTCACGGTCCACGAGGACGGGGTGCTCGGGTCCGCGCGGGCCGGCGAGCTGCCGGCCGCTGTCGACCAGGCCGCCTACCGGATCGCGCGCGAGGCGCTGACCAACGCGCTCAAGCACGGAGGGACCGGCGGAGCGGGCGCACGCGGCGCGGCCGGTGCACCCGGCGCGCCCGACGGGGCGTCGAGCACCCTGCCGGACGGGCTCACGCGCCGCGAGGTCGACGTGCTCGCGGCGCTCGGCCGCGGGCTGTCGAACCAGGCCATCGCGCAGGAGCTCGTGATCACCGAGGCGACGGCCAAGACGCACGTGTCCCGCGTGCTCGCCAAACTCGGCGTGACCTCGCGCGTGCAGGCGGCCATCGTCGCGCGCGAGGCCGGCGTCGTCTGA
- a CDS encoding GAP family protein, which translates to MGRDDVVQVAGHGGALGADAFLARFGDVLSTRGFAVAQLAVGAGLFAFSFTLDSKKARERAAAGETPGRLRRWRERAVGTERGSAPALAGLALTMGLAEVATMLPYLAAIGLVSTAGLGRPEAAGLLVAYCVVMVLPALVLTAGRVVASRLVERPLRRIDAWLTRNAASATAWIVGVVGFLVARDALGRLGMM; encoded by the coding sequence GTGGGACGCGATGACGTCGTGCAGGTCGCGGGCCATGGCGGTGCGCTCGGCGCGGACGCGTTCCTCGCCCGGTTCGGCGACGTGCTGTCGACGCGCGGGTTCGCCGTCGCCCAGCTCGCCGTCGGCGCGGGGCTCTTCGCGTTCAGCTTCACGCTCGACTCGAAGAAGGCCCGCGAGCGTGCGGCAGCGGGCGAGACGCCGGGCCGGCTGCGACGCTGGCGCGAGCGGGCCGTCGGGACCGAGCGCGGGTCGGCGCCGGCCCTGGCCGGCCTGGCGCTGACGATGGGGCTCGCCGAGGTCGCGACGATGCTGCCCTACCTCGCGGCGATCGGGCTCGTGTCCACGGCGGGCCTCGGCCGGCCCGAGGCGGCCGGCCTGCTCGTCGCGTACTGCGTCGTCATGGTGCTGCCGGCGCTCGTGCTCACCGCCGGGCGCGTCGTCGCCTCTCGGCTCGTGGAGCGCCCGCTGCGCCGGATCGACGCGTGGCTCACGAGGAACGCGGCGAGCGCGACCGCCTGGATCGTGGGCGTCGTCGGCTTCCTCGTCGCGCGGGACGCACTCGGCCGCCTCGGGATGATGTGA
- a CDS encoding inositol-3-phosphate synthase, protein MHHHAADDLTPTSGVPEPAAGPGGRTGLWLVGARGSVATTATLGLAALAHGDAAPTGCVTAQPAFDGVPLPAFADLVVGGHDVSPCPMVKRAEALVEAGMIAPRFLAAARPALESADAEVRTGYDPREHQGSQQQAAERLAADVVAFRERHRLARVVVVDLASTEPPVEPLPEHDDVDALRAALADPARTVLPPSSVTAYAAVLAGAPYAAFTPSAGMAIPALTRLAAEAGVPVAGQDGKTGQTWLRTVLAPAFAARGLRVLSWAGTNLLGGGDGATLADPENVRSKLATKSRGLRDLTGSDTTPLHIDNVPDLGDIKVAWDHVHVEGFLGSRLTLQTTWSAYDSMLAAPLVLDLARLLALAHAAGVAGPVPELGFFFKDPWASDTHDAAAQAAELQAWARDVADRLAARETPGAPRAGA, encoded by the coding sequence ATGCACCACCACGCTGCTGACGACCTCACGCCGACCTCCGGCGTCCCCGAGCCCGCCGCCGGGCCGGGCGGGCGCACGGGCCTGTGGCTCGTGGGAGCGCGCGGCTCCGTCGCGACGACCGCGACGCTCGGCCTCGCGGCGCTGGCGCACGGCGACGCCGCCCCGACGGGCTGCGTGACCGCGCAGCCCGCGTTCGACGGCGTCCCCCTGCCCGCGTTCGCCGACCTCGTCGTCGGCGGGCACGACGTCTCGCCGTGCCCCATGGTCAAGCGCGCCGAGGCGCTCGTCGAGGCCGGCATGATCGCGCCGCGCTTCCTCGCGGCGGCGCGCCCCGCGCTCGAGTCCGCCGACGCCGAGGTGCGGACCGGGTACGACCCGCGCGAGCACCAGGGCTCCCAGCAGCAGGCCGCCGAGCGGCTCGCCGCCGACGTCGTCGCCTTCCGCGAGCGGCACCGGCTCGCGCGCGTCGTCGTCGTCGACCTCGCCTCGACCGAGCCGCCCGTCGAGCCGCTGCCCGAGCACGACGACGTGGACGCGCTGCGCGCGGCGCTCGCCGACCCGGCCCGGACGGTCCTGCCGCCGTCGTCGGTCACCGCGTACGCGGCCGTGCTCGCGGGCGCCCCGTACGCCGCGTTCACGCCGTCGGCCGGCATGGCCATCCCGGCGCTCACGCGCCTCGCGGCCGAGGCGGGCGTCCCCGTCGCCGGCCAGGACGGCAAGACCGGCCAGACCTGGCTGCGCACGGTGCTCGCCCCGGCCTTCGCCGCGCGCGGCCTGCGCGTGCTGTCGTGGGCCGGCACGAACCTGCTCGGCGGCGGCGACGGCGCCACGCTCGCCGACCCGGAGAACGTGCGGAGCAAGCTCGCGACGAAGTCGCGCGGCCTGCGCGACCTCACCGGCTCCGACACCACGCCGCTGCACATCGACAACGTGCCGGATCTCGGCGACATCAAGGTCGCGTGGGACCACGTGCACGTCGAGGGCTTCCTCGGCTCCCGCCTGACGCTGCAGACCACGTGGAGCGCGTACGACTCGATGCTCGCCGCCCCGCTCGTGCTCGACCTCGCCCGCCTGCTCGCGCTCGCGCACGCGGCCGGCGTCGCCGGCCCGGTGCCCGAGCTCGGGTTCTTCTTCAAGGACCCGTGGGCGTCCGACACGCACGACGCCGCCGCGCAGGCGGCCGAGCTGCAGGCCTGGGCCCGGGACGTCGCGGACCGTCTCGCCGCCCGCGAGACCCCCGGCGCGCCCCGGGCCGGGGCGTGA
- a CDS encoding SCO3242 family prenyltransferase: MTPRDVAELVRAPAALTVLGDTLAGMASAPPGTRVPARRALLPAASACLYLGGMALNDYADRDLDAVERPERPLPSGRVTPGQALAVGAGLTAAGVTIAGVAGGRRSLAVALPLAACVWTYDLVAKDRPVGPVVMAACRGLDVLLGAAPTGLRPALPAAGALAAHTLGVTALSRGEVHGTTTAVAGTVAAGTVAVTALSAAAAVARGGTGSAASRVGAVAAAAAYAASCLPAQARAAQDPSAGAARAATGAGIRAMVPLQAAWTLRGGRLASTAVLAAAAAAGQLLRRRSRARAGVSIT, encoded by the coding sequence GTGACCCCCCGCGACGTCGCCGAGCTCGTCCGCGCCCCCGCGGCGCTGACCGTGCTCGGCGACACCCTCGCCGGCATGGCGTCGGCGCCCCCGGGGACCCGCGTCCCGGCGCGCCGGGCGCTGCTGCCCGCGGCGTCGGCGTGCCTCTACCTCGGCGGCATGGCGCTCAACGACTACGCGGACCGCGACCTCGACGCCGTCGAGCGGCCCGAGCGGCCCCTGCCGTCCGGGCGCGTGACGCCGGGCCAGGCGCTCGCCGTCGGTGCCGGGCTCACCGCGGCGGGCGTCACGATCGCGGGCGTGGCGGGCGGTCGCCGCTCGCTCGCCGTCGCGCTGCCGCTGGCCGCGTGCGTCTGGACCTACGACCTCGTGGCCAAGGACCGCCCCGTGGGCCCGGTGGTCATGGCCGCGTGCCGCGGGCTCGACGTCCTGCTCGGCGCGGCCCCCACCGGCCTGCGCCCGGCCCTGCCCGCCGCGGGCGCGCTCGCGGCCCACACCCTCGGCGTCACCGCGCTCTCGCGCGGCGAGGTGCACGGCACGACGACAGCAGTCGCCGGCACGGTCGCGGCCGGCACGGTCGCGGTCACCGCCCTGAGCGCCGCCGCCGCCGTGGCCCGCGGCGGCACGGGCTCGGCGGCGAGCCGCGTCGGCGCGGTCGCCGCCGCGGCGGCCTACGCGGCCTCGTGCCTGCCGGCGCAGGCGCGTGCCGCCCAGGACCCCTCGGCCGGCGCCGCGCGCGCCGCGACCGGCGCGGGCATCCGTGCCATGGTCCCGCTGCAGGCGGCATGGACCCTGCGGGGCGGGCGTCTCGCCTCGACCGCCGTCCTGGCCGCGGCGGCGGCCGCCGGCCAGCTCCTGCGGCGCCGCAGCCGTGCCCGGGCGGGGGTGAGCATCACGTGA
- a CDS encoding sugar phosphate isomerase/epimerase, giving the protein MSDPGAPPFLLGYGTNGFGDHPLPAALDVLDALGYDAVALTLGFPHLDPFSASADAEVAAAGDRLARMRGGSGAAVVVETGTRFLLDPWTKHRPTLVDAEAELRLRYLERAVDVAAALGATCVSFFSGILPAHDAPAEGWARLRDRLPRLLGHARDRGVRLSLEPEPGMLVETVADALRLHAQLGDPDGLGVTVDVGHCLVVEPDGVTGALEAAAPLLTNVQLDDMPRTHHEHRPFGEGDLDLRLTLATLADVGYTGVAAVELPRHSHDAPNLARASIDALRAAWADVVGSAVPQAEPEEVHP; this is encoded by the coding sequence GTGAGCGACCCCGGCGCACCCCCGTTCCTGCTCGGCTACGGCACCAACGGCTTCGGCGACCACCCGCTGCCCGCCGCGCTCGACGTCCTCGACGCGCTCGGCTACGACGCCGTCGCCCTCACGCTCGGCTTCCCGCACCTCGACCCGTTCTCGGCGAGCGCGGACGCCGAGGTCGCTGCCGCCGGCGACCGGCTCGCCCGCATGCGCGGCGGCTCGGGCGCGGCCGTCGTCGTCGAGACGGGCACGCGCTTCCTGCTCGACCCGTGGACCAAGCACCGCCCGACGCTCGTGGACGCCGAGGCCGAGCTGCGGCTGCGCTACCTCGAGCGCGCGGTCGACGTCGCGGCGGCGCTCGGGGCGACGTGCGTGAGCTTCTTCTCCGGGATCCTCCCGGCGCACGACGCCCCGGCCGAGGGCTGGGCGCGCCTGCGCGACCGGCTCCCACGGCTCCTGGGCCACGCGCGCGACCGGGGCGTGCGCCTGTCGCTCGAGCCCGAGCCCGGGATGCTCGTCGAGACCGTCGCCGACGCGCTGCGCCTGCACGCGCAGCTCGGCGACCCGGACGGCCTCGGCGTGACCGTCGACGTCGGGCACTGCCTCGTCGTCGAGCCCGACGGCGTGACGGGCGCCCTCGAGGCGGCCGCCCCGCTGCTCACCAACGTCCAGCTCGACGACATGCCGCGCACGCACCACGAGCACCGCCCGTTCGGCGAGGGCGACCTCGATCTGCGGCTGACGCTCGCGACCCTCGCGGACGTCGGCTACACCGGCGTCGCCGCCGTCGAGCTGCCCCGCCACTCGCACGACGCCCCGAACCTCGCCCGCGCGAGCATCGACGCCCTGCGCGCGGCGTGGGCCGACGTCGTCGGCTCCGCCGTCCCTCAGGCCGAACCCGAGGAGGTCCACCCATGA